The following are from one region of the Methanospirillum hungatei genome:
- a CDS encoding sensor histidine kinase has product MPIKPDDFCQVFIVQSKVLSLLIFILIGVLLEYVVHYSLKIPYVYTHIFYLLILLAAIWYKRDAVYLALFFGLLHIVVYYFNSGHLAYEPVFRALMLCMIAYIAGSIVACMTHFRDEVAIQNGELERTKEAFKTANKKLNLLSSITRHDILNQLTPLLGYMDLSEELTHDPAHLEIIHKEQRIMNTIQKQIEFTRNYEDIGVKEPVWYNIKGYFHELTPSYPNHSIIISESVSSLEIFADPLFPLIFPNLIDNSIRHGEKVTSITLSSYEEGDSLILVYEDNGNGIPIDEKEKIFERGYGKNTGMGLFLSREILAITGLSMRESGQFGQGARFEIFVPNGAYRFID; this is encoded by the coding sequence ATGCCAATTAAACCGGATGACTTTTGTCAGGTCTTTATTGTTCAATCAAAAGTCCTATCACTTCTGATCTTTATTTTAATCGGTGTTCTTCTTGAATATGTCGTCCATTATTCACTCAAAATTCCATACGTTTATACGCATATTTTTTATCTGCTCATACTCCTTGCAGCGATCTGGTACAAGCGTGATGCCGTTTATCTTGCCCTGTTTTTTGGTCTTCTCCATATTGTGGTGTATTATTTTAATTCAGGGCATCTTGCCTATGAACCAGTTTTCCGTGCACTCATGCTTTGTATGATTGCGTATATTGCCGGATCCATTGTTGCATGTATGACTCATTTCAGAGATGAAGTGGCAATACAGAACGGAGAGCTTGAGAGGACAAAAGAAGCATTTAAGACTGCCAATAAAAAACTCAACCTGCTTTCAAGTATTACTCGTCACGATATTCTCAATCAGTTAACCCCGCTCCTTGGATATATGGATTTATCTGAAGAATTAACACATGATCCTGCACATCTTGAGATAATTCACAAAGAACAAAGGATCATGAACACCATTCAGAAACAGATTGAGTTTACGAGGAATTACGAGGATATCGGGGTGAAAGAACCGGTCTGGTACAATATTAAAGGATACTTTCATGAGCTTACACCTTCCTATCCGAATCATTCGATAATAATTTCAGAGTCAGTATCTTCCCTTGAGATATTTGCAGATCCTCTCTTTCCACTCATTTTTCCAAATCTGATAGATAATTCAATCCGTCACGGAGAGAAGGTCACGAGTATTACGCTGTCCTCTTATGAGGAGGGTGATTCGCTTATCCTGGTATATGAAGATAATGGAAATGGAATTCCCATTGATGAAAAAGAAAAAATTTTCGAGCGGGGATATGGAAAAAATACTGGTATGGGTCTCTTTTTAAGTCGGGAGATCCTGGCAATTACTGGTCTCTCAATGAGAGAGTCCGGTCAGTTTGGTCAGGGAGCACGGTTTGAAATATTTGTTCCCAACGGGGCATACCGGTTTATTGATTAA
- a CDS encoding GNAT family N-acetyltransferase, whose amino-acid sequence MQPLSHDTYREAARLYSHVFISDEPTTHRHAPNPTQFLPYAEYYVRSLISKNLSFVSLDTRTGEVIGFIFCLDLTDDIRNEGEEMVRFLSSFQDTVLLIDELERRFLTVSEIRKGSVLHVFQIGTDRRYRRCGIARACIEKIMAHGAGLGYSYVIADCTSDASTQAFGSCGFHMAGTIPYDSFKPNGSSFFSGMDGEISLMIRDITK is encoded by the coding sequence ATGCAACCTCTTTCACATGACACGTACCGGGAGGCTGCAAGACTCTACTCTCATGTTTTTATCTCTGATGAACCGACCACCCATCGCCATGCCCCAAATCCCACACAATTTCTTCCCTATGCTGAGTATTATGTGAGATCATTAATCTCTAAAAATTTGAGTTTTGTAAGCCTTGATACCAGGACTGGTGAGGTTATAGGATTTATTTTCTGTCTGGATTTGACAGATGATATCAGGAATGAAGGTGAAGAGATGGTGCGGTTTTTATCATCTTTTCAGGATACTGTTTTGTTAATTGATGAGCTTGAGAGGAGATTTTTAACCGTCTCTGAAATTAGGAAAGGTTCTGTATTGCATGTATTTCAGATAGGAACTGACCGGCGGTACCGGAGATGCGGAATTGCACGGGCATGCATTGAAAAAATCATGGCTCATGGTGCAGGTTTAGGATATTCATATGTAATTGCGGACTGTACGAGTGATGCTTCAACCCAGGCGTTTGGATCATGTGGATTTCACATGGCTGGAACAATACCCTATGACTCATTCAAACCAAACGGATCATCATTTTTTTCAGGTATGGATGGGGAGATTTCCCTGATGATCCGGGATATCACAAAGTGA
- the cooS gene encoding anaerobic carbon-monoxide dehydrogenase catalytic subunit, whose protein sequence is MEDNRISYHTSVKTAYKRIKEDGLTNIWDRFEAQGLGDPDKRCAFCMGGVRCDFCSNGPCRADASKDKRGVCGITADGMAMRMMLLRNVMGASTYQYHAAATIRTLRKTAEGKTPYSIKEPGKLKGFAERLKVDTSGSEQDLVFRLCDFLEKQWHLPGYEESAIVKALAPEERQKVWKSLDIFPGGIYSEMMMATSSSLTNVDGYYVSLAKKAMRMSIAMAYQTQIVLEYLQDVLFGIPRPHVFRTDLGVLDPDYVNILPNGHEPFMGFALVEIARKPEWQEKARKAGAKGIHIIANIETGQEMIQRWEMDDVFYGYTGNWIMQEAVFATGAVDVFVADMNCSMPIDPMYAQKYQFKLLPVSDLVAFEGIDERLNYIPEDVKIQAEKILDMGIENFPKRKSQVKPLTGLPVQEAIVGFSPESILGALGGTLDPLLDAIKNGSIKGIAGLVSCTSLRDNGQDVHSVAIAKELIKRDILILAMGCGSAAMEVSGLCDPKAAELAGPGLKVVCQALKVPPVLAFGTCTDTGRCADLVAAVSAALGGVPIPDLPVVAAAPEYMEQKATIDAIFALAFGLYTYVNPVPFVTGAPSLVKLLTEDLPGVTGGILHVEQDAVQAADAMLAHIMTNRKKLGI, encoded by the coding sequence ATGGAGGACAACCGCATTTCCTACCACACCTCAGTGAAAACCGCCTACAAGCGGATCAAGGAAGATGGACTTACGAACATCTGGGACCGGTTTGAGGCACAAGGTCTGGGCGACCCTGATAAACGATGTGCCTTCTGCATGGGGGGAGTCAGATGTGACTTCTGCTCAAATGGTCCCTGCAGGGCTGATGCATCAAAAGATAAACGGGGTGTCTGCGGTATTACCGCCGATGGGATGGCAATGCGGATGATGCTCCTTCGAAATGTCATGGGGGCATCGACCTACCAGTATCATGCAGCAGCAACAATCAGGACGCTTCGAAAAACGGCTGAAGGAAAGACGCCATATTCTATCAAAGAACCTGGAAAACTGAAAGGGTTTGCAGAACGTCTGAAGGTGGATACTTCAGGATCAGAACAGGACCTTGTATTCAGGTTATGTGATTTTCTTGAAAAACAATGGCATCTTCCCGGATATGAAGAATCTGCGATCGTAAAAGCATTAGCTCCGGAAGAGAGACAAAAAGTCTGGAAATCATTGGATATTTTCCCCGGAGGGATATATTCAGAAATGATGATGGCGACCTCGTCATCGCTTACCAATGTAGACGGATATTATGTCAGTCTTGCGAAAAAAGCGATGAGAATGTCAATCGCCATGGCATATCAGACCCAGATAGTCCTCGAATACCTACAGGATGTACTATTCGGAATTCCCAGGCCACATGTGTTCCGGACCGATCTTGGGGTGCTGGATCCTGATTATGTGAATATCCTGCCAAATGGTCATGAACCCTTTATGGGATTTGCCCTTGTTGAAATTGCACGAAAACCTGAATGGCAGGAGAAAGCACGGAAAGCAGGTGCAAAAGGAATTCACATCATTGCAAACATTGAAACCGGACAGGAGATGATCCAACGGTGGGAGATGGATGATGTCTTTTATGGGTATACCGGTAACTGGATCATGCAGGAAGCGGTATTTGCAACCGGTGCGGTCGATGTCTTTGTAGCAGATATGAACTGCTCCATGCCGATTGATCCGATGTATGCACAAAAATACCAGTTTAAACTACTTCCGGTGAGTGATCTGGTTGCCTTCGAAGGGATTGATGAGCGGCTGAATTATATCCCTGAGGATGTAAAAATTCAGGCAGAAAAAATCCTTGATATGGGAATTGAAAACTTCCCAAAACGGAAGAGCCAGGTAAAACCATTAACCGGTCTGCCAGTTCAGGAGGCAATTGTCGGCTTTTCTCCGGAGAGTATTCTCGGAGCTCTTGGTGGAACACTCGATCCCCTGCTTGATGCAATTAAAAACGGCTCCATTAAGGGGATCGCCGGACTTGTGAGCTGTACATCTCTTCGTGATAACGGACAGGACGTTCACAGCGTTGCAATCGCAAAAGAACTTATCAAACGGGACATCCTAATCCTCGCTATGGGATGTGGCAGTGCTGCTATGGAGGTATCTGGTCTATGTGATCCAAAAGCAGCAGAACTCGCAGGTCCAGGTCTGAAAGTAGTATGTCAGGCACTGAAAGTGCCCCCGGTCCTGGCATTTGGAACCTGTACAGATACCGGAAGATGTGCAGACCTGGTTGCCGCAGTATCGGCAGCACTTGGTGGTGTTCCGATTCCTGATCTGCCTGTAGTCGCAGCGGCTCCTGAATATATGGAACAAAAAGCAACCATTGATGCTATATTTGCCCTGGCATTTGGTCTGTATACGTATGTAAATCCAGTGCCATTTGTTACCGGAGCACCATCACTGGTAAAATTACTGACTGAAGATCTCCCGGGAGTGACCGGAGGAATTCTCCATGTGGAGCAGGATGCAGTACAGGCAGCAGATGCCATGCTTGCTCATATTATGACAAACCGAAAAAAACTTGGAATATAA
- a CDS encoding cupin domain-containing protein — protein MAEKNREELLGKVLNLKDLIAYQDGTIASRMIINQKTGSITLFSFDEDEGLSEHTAPFDAVVTILDGECEVWIDGVTSPMKEGETIIFPANVPHALSATTRFKMMLTMIREKADE, from the coding sequence GTGGCAGAAAAAAACAGAGAAGAATTACTTGGAAAAGTATTGAATCTGAAAGACCTGATTGCGTACCAGGACGGAACCATTGCAAGCCGGATGATAATTAATCAAAAGACAGGATCAATCACCCTTTTTTCGTTTGATGAAGATGAAGGACTTTCAGAACATACGGCACCGTTTGATGCCGTGGTAACAATCCTTGATGGCGAGTGTGAAGTCTGGATTGATGGTGTTACTTCACCTATGAAAGAAGGTGAGACGATAATTTTTCCGGCAAATGTCCCTCATGCTCTGAGTGCGACTACCCGGTTTAAGATGATGCTTACGATGATTCGGGAGAAGGCAGATGAGTGA
- a CDS encoding NAC family transcription factor, which yields MSDDKDGVYCKVCGGIVPESIQIKQILVDGKATGINQLDFIIAEVKKLGFLSNAEIKSELLKRAKVLNYIPTKKEEAYAQGLLEAYLR from the coding sequence ATGAGTGATGACAAAGATGGTGTGTATTGTAAAGTCTGTGGGGGAATAGTTCCAGAATCTATACAGATCAAGCAAATCCTGGTAGATGGGAAAGCAACCGGGATTAATCAACTTGATTTTATCATTGCTGAAGTGAAAAAACTAGGGTTCCTGAGCAATGCTGAAATTAAATCAGAACTGTTAAAACGAGCAAAGGTTCTCAACTATATCCCAACAAAAAAAGAAGAAGCGTATGCCCAGGGGTTACTGGAAGCCTATTTAAGATGA
- a CDS encoding ABC transporter permease encodes MKDIIFAMAVRNVKINLLRSILAAVGITIGIISIACMGMLGTNMTASVTDSLSEMADKLSVSPYSGKGGGGGPPGASSGSDNLTKNEYKSIVKIASKYGYVYGVHSIRGKVKKGKDEWNTQIYGLEVSTMKTILDNLSAGGYPSSDNSVLIGSGFAEDNEFKVGSRFSISNSGVKVSGIIESRGMSMDLSTDNAVIMTKNMYESLYGAKDEYNQVNIVLNDINDATTVSNEIESQMNRREETVRVQDSSRMVSMISSSVSTITSFATLIASISLLVAAVSIFNIMMMSVTERIREIGVLRSIGTQKKEILRMFVYEATLIGLLGAILGMILSIIMGYFFILIMVGNTKHFFTYDSLIHLPYAMGVGLIICILSGLYPAWRGAQMDPIEALRAE; translated from the coding sequence ATGAAGGATATTATTTTTGCAATGGCTGTCCGTAATGTAAAAATCAACCTCCTTCGGTCGATTTTAGCTGCAGTGGGAATAACTATCGGGATTATATCGATTGCATGCATGGGTATGCTCGGAACAAACATGACTGCATCTGTTACCGACTCTCTGTCTGAAATGGCAGATAAACTCTCCGTCAGTCCATATTCCGGAAAAGGCGGAGGAGGCGGACCACCTGGTGCATCGTCTGGATCAGACAATCTTACAAAGAATGAATATAAGTCGATAGTGAAGATTGCCAGTAAATATGGGTATGTATATGGCGTTCATTCCATTCGGGGGAAGGTAAAGAAAGGAAAAGATGAATGGAATACCCAAATTTATGGTCTAGAAGTGAGTACCATGAAAACTATTCTGGATAACCTCTCTGCAGGAGGGTATCCGAGTAGTGATAACTCGGTCCTTATCGGTTCAGGATTTGCAGAGGATAATGAGTTTAAGGTTGGGAGCCGTTTTTCAATATCAAATTCTGGTGTCAAGGTATCCGGCATTATCGAGTCCAGAGGAATGTCAATGGATTTAAGTACAGATAATGCCGTTATTATGACAAAAAATATGTATGAATCACTCTATGGGGCGAAGGATGAATATAACCAGGTCAATATCGTTCTCAATGATATCAATGATGCTACGACGGTTTCCAATGAGATAGAATCGCAGATGAACCGGAGAGAGGAGACCGTACGTGTTCAGGACTCCAGTAGAATGGTATCTATGATCTCCTCCTCGGTCAGCACGATCACCAGTTTTGCAACACTGATTGCAAGTATCTCTTTACTAGTCGCTGCAGTCTCAATATTTAATATTATGATGATGTCGGTTACTGAACGTATCAGGGAGATTGGTGTTCTGCGGAGTATCGGGACTCAAAAGAAAGAAATTCTTCGTATGTTTGTCTATGAGGCAACCCTGATTGGGCTTCTTGGAGCAATCCTGGGTATGATCTTAAGTATTATCATGGGGTATTTTTTTATCCTGATAATGGTGGGAAATACGAAACATTTCTTTACCTATGACAGTCTCATCCATCTTCCATATGCCATGGGTGTTGGCCTGATAATCTGTATCCTATCCGGTTTATATCCGGCATGGCGGGGTGCCCAGATGGATCCAATAGAAGCTCTCCGTGCAGAATAA
- a CDS encoding ABC transporter ATP-binding protein — translation MADEVVRLENISKIYPLLSGDVVALDNISLTIEKGEFVAIIGPSGSGKSTLLNQLGCLDVPTHGDLLIGGRSITQMNDFELTQLRLMTIGFIFQKFNLLPLLSAYENVEYPYTLKYRKKDTTGRVSKLLSMVGINEDLAKHKPSELSGGQQQRVAIARALVNNPKILLCDEPTGNLDSKTGVLVMKILRKLNEKGKTLIIVTHDPEIAAQADRTITIRDGKIVEDGW, via the coding sequence ATGGCTGATGAAGTAGTTCGCCTGGAAAATATTTCAAAAATATATCCCCTTCTTTCAGGAGATGTTGTTGCTCTCGATAATATCTCTCTTACCATAGAGAAAGGCGAGTTTGTTGCAATTATTGGACCTTCCGGGTCTGGTAAATCAACCCTTCTCAATCAGCTTGGATGCCTTGATGTACCTACCCATGGAGACCTGCTGATTGGGGGGCGAAGTATTACCCAGATGAATGATTTTGAACTGACCCAACTCCGGTTGATGACGATCGGGTTTATCTTTCAAAAATTTAACCTTCTCCCCCTTCTTTCTGCGTATGAGAACGTGGAATACCCCTACACCCTGAAATACCGGAAAAAGGACACAACTGGCAGGGTATCAAAACTCCTCTCAATGGTTGGGATCAATGAAGACCTCGCAAAGCATAAACCAAGTGAGTTGTCAGGCGGACAACAGCAACGGGTAGCAATAGCACGTGCACTTGTCAACAATCCAAAAATACTCCTGTGTGATGAACCCACCGGAAACCTGGATTCAAAAACCGGTGTTCTGGTGATGAAAATTCTGAGAAAATTAAACGAAAAAGGAAAGACCCTGATTATCGTGACACATGATCCGGAAATTGCAGCCCAGGCAGACCGCACCATCACAATCAGGGATGGAAAAATTGTAGAAGACGGATGGTAA
- a CDS encoding COG1361 S-layer family protein translates to MNIPGIKKSCNPVRKKDNGFVRAFLSVFGALVLVFLLIQSASAATNETIDAAGRVTVTDVDIDPAVLMTGDVGLITFRVENTGTSNVAITDAQLISKDIVVLNSDVYKTSRTIGAGTETEFTFTILANQPENIYYPAFYINYKDAGSLRYNVPIRVEEPHLAVSVSGIPQVFSSGVKTKLSLMLGNAKSVNMTGITILPTGDGIQCNRTSAFIGNLAPHSEKAILFEITPSKETDLNFNISYTCGMNAHQTAYTIHIPLGTDKLAADPIINNIEVTSGSGGNTIAGDVSNAGLSDAYGVVVALESAAGEGGNPNQKYVIGTITTGDFSSFEITVPGNLKTVPLVIQYKDSSGNQFTKNISVDTNQANGGMDLSHNGPPAGFSEGGSPPSGAPTGSSSQGSNRVNPMNPLSGMGSGMNNLPITEILIGIGILVVALVAWRLWKRKGNGRKIRITFK, encoded by the coding sequence ATGAATATACCTGGAATAAAAAAGAGTTGTAACCCGGTACGTAAAAAAGATAACGGATTCGTGAGAGCATTTTTATCCGTATTCGGAGCTCTTGTTCTGGTTTTCCTTCTGATTCAATCAGCATCTGCAGCGACAAATGAGACCATTGATGCAGCCGGAAGGGTCACTGTAACTGATGTGGATATCGATCCTGCAGTGCTCATGACCGGCGATGTCGGTCTTATCACCTTTAGGGTAGAAAATACAGGAACATCTAATGTAGCTATCACCGATGCACAACTGATCTCCAAAGATATTGTCGTCCTGAATAGTGATGTATACAAGACAAGCCGGACTATCGGAGCCGGGACTGAAACAGAGTTTACGTTTACTATTCTTGCAAATCAGCCTGAAAACATCTACTATCCGGCTTTTTACATTAATTATAAGGATGCAGGGAGTCTTCGGTACAATGTTCCAATCCGGGTTGAAGAGCCTCATCTGGCTGTTTCAGTGTCTGGAATCCCCCAGGTCTTTTCTAGTGGGGTGAAAACAAAACTCTCTCTGATGCTTGGAAATGCAAAAAGCGTCAACATGACCGGGATTACGATTCTCCCAACCGGAGATGGTATCCAATGCAACCGGACATCAGCATTTATCGGAAATCTGGCCCCTCATTCAGAAAAAGCAATCCTATTTGAGATTACTCCATCGAAAGAAACCGATCTAAATTTTAATATCAGTTATACATGCGGAATGAATGCACATCAGACCGCATATACCATTCATATTCCGCTAGGAACCGATAAACTTGCAGCAGATCCAATAATTAACAACATTGAAGTCACATCTGGCTCTGGTGGTAATACCATTGCAGGCGACGTCTCAAATGCAGGGCTTTCGGATGCGTATGGTGTCGTTGTTGCTCTTGAGAGTGCAGCAGGCGAAGGTGGAAACCCGAACCAGAAGTATGTCATCGGAACGATCACAACCGGAGACTTTTCAAGTTTTGAGATTACCGTTCCAGGAAATCTGAAAACAGTCCCCCTCGTTATCCAATATAAAGACTCATCCGGCAACCAGTTCACGAAAAATATCTCTGTTGATACCAATCAGGCGAACGGCGGGATGGACCTGAGCCATAATGGACCTCCAGCCGGATTTTCTGAAGGAGGATCTCCCCCATCCGGAGCGCCAACCGGTTCATCATCCCAAGGTTCGAATAGAGTAAATCCGATGAATCCACTATCAGGAATGGGGTCTGGCATGAACAATCTTCCAATAACTGAGATCCTCATCGGGATTGGGATTCTGGTTGTGGCTCTTGTTGCATGGCGACTCTGGAAACGGAAGGGGAATGGACGTAAAATCCGTATCACCTTTAAATAA
- a CDS encoding serine/threonine-protein kinase: MVHQKTLCIGICLILALIFSCIPVQADQTIDNSSPKVKPDSFPGPNDSNRIPFYLNARNLNQSAESESRFTPEGQGGMFPRDAIPPDMILPIENWQLPLISIGVSLIILLIMSIAGIVIGSQFRYTCSHRAGIMLAGCHLLSAFLIGVFIFTLYEIRSSNNGMDPFVSTIYATFGIIIYLILSSLIQAVSLIKNRPMVPIHQAHILFAVIAIILLLSVRFPVAFSLQISIVTALTIITPGAAFSLITSHFVQKGDFSKLRENSDHTITRSLPLVNQDLPPSFPEKLTTKYHDISVIGSGGMAVVYRANKNSDNMVVALKIPFSADETSGKTFLNEMSVWRDLSHPHIAQITDQNIFPVPYVELEYIPRSLKDITLPVPPKRAVSITVQIGSALSYAHENGVIHRDIKPGNVLIADDGTVKLTDWGLSRFIERADDTRNTSFSLFYASPEQLAPEKYGNGDQRTDIYQLGVLLYELLCGAPPYGTQNIGELFSRIQKNQYILPSEVNSNLKPFDEIIKRSLQADPNERYQNISDFMTTLNQLAET, from the coding sequence ATGGTTCATCAAAAAACCCTCTGTATAGGTATATGCCTCATACTGGCACTCATATTCTCATGTATCCCTGTTCAGGCAGATCAGACTATTGATAATTCCAGTCCAAAAGTTAAGCCTGACTCATTTCCAGGTCCAAATGATAGTAATCGTATTCCTTTTTACCTGAATGCCAGAAATCTTAATCAATCTGCTGAGTCAGAATCACGTTTCACACCAGAGGGTCAGGGGGGAATGTTTCCCCGGGATGCGATACCTCCGGATATGATTCTCCCAATTGAAAACTGGCAGTTACCATTGATATCAATCGGTGTAAGCCTCATCATTCTTCTTATCATGAGTATAGCCGGGATTGTGATTGGATCACAGTTCCGGTATACCTGTTCTCACCGGGCTGGTATCATGCTTGCCGGGTGCCATCTGCTGAGTGCATTCCTGATTGGGGTGTTTATTTTCACTCTTTATGAGATTCGGTCTTCAAACAATGGGATGGATCCATTTGTGAGCACTATCTATGCCACATTCGGGATTATCATCTATCTTATTCTCTCATCGCTAATCCAGGCAGTATCACTCATTAAAAACCGTCCGATGGTCCCAATACATCAGGCTCACATTCTCTTTGCGGTAATTGCCATCATTCTCCTATTATCCGTCCGGTTTCCTGTGGCATTTTCTCTTCAGATAAGTATTGTAACAGCACTTACTATCATCACTCCCGGAGCAGCTTTCTCATTAATCACAAGTCATTTTGTGCAGAAAGGAGATTTCTCGAAACTAAGAGAAAATTCAGATCATACTATTACCCGATCCCTTCCTCTGGTGAACCAGGACCTCCCTCCCTCATTTCCGGAAAAACTGACAACAAAATATCATGATATATCTGTTATTGGGAGTGGGGGAATGGCAGTTGTCTATCGGGCCAATAAAAATTCTGACAATATGGTGGTTGCCCTGAAAATCCCATTCTCTGCTGATGAGACCAGTGGAAAGACATTTTTAAATGAGATGTCTGTATGGCGGGACTTATCCCACCCACACATTGCTCAAATAACAGATCAGAATATCTTTCCGGTTCCGTATGTTGAACTTGAGTATATTCCCCGATCACTCAAAGACATAACCCTCCCGGTTCCTCCAAAAAGAGCCGTCTCAATAACAGTGCAGATTGGATCAGCACTCTCCTATGCCCATGAGAACGGGGTTATCCATCGGGATATAAAACCGGGAAATGTACTTATTGCAGATGACGGGACGGTAAAACTTACTGACTGGGGCCTTTCGCGGTTCATTGAACGGGCTGATGATACCAGAAATACGAGTTTTTCACTCTTTTATGCAAGTCCGGAACAACTTGCCCCGGAAAAGTATGGGAATGGTGATCAACGAACCGATATTTATCAGCTTGGTGTATTGCTCTATGAACTTTTATGCGGGGCTCCCCCATACGGAACGCAAAATATCGGGGAACTATTTTCCCGGATTCAGAAAAACCAGTACATTCTTCCTTCAGAAGTGAACAGTAATCTCAAGCCCTTTGATGAGATAATAAAACGCTCATTACAAGCAGATCCAAACGAGCGGTATCAGAATATCTCTGATTTCATGACAACGTTGAATCAGTTAGCCGAGACCTGA
- a CDS encoding FHA domain-containing protein codes for MTDNTIQGKRDPEYLVEMSEYLNALANPVRLQILSSLETRPMELKEIAAITRTSYENIRKHIDKLLLAGLVRKDAGMSSETMTGIHPVWKYSLAPGGMEQIITNLSMFSKVPLTITHADLANQLSTIRKDISTQFGVTSPCLYLTSGPEEGKIFSLHGEKIPLGRIDPTDMSFSKMGKGIVMLSQEYKSVSRISRPHARMYQGKTWEIEDCGSTSGTFINTEPIPPQTRRELVDGDIVILGTGNMSARFLFIAE; via the coding sequence ATGACAGACAATACCATTCAGGGCAAAAGAGACCCTGAGTATCTCGTAGAGATGTCAGAATATCTAAATGCCCTTGCAAATCCTGTCCGGCTGCAGATCCTCTCCTCTCTTGAGACAAGGCCGATGGAACTCAAAGAGATCGCGGCGATCACCCGGACCAGTTATGAAAATATCAGGAAACATATCGATAAACTTCTTCTTGCCGGTCTTGTCAGAAAAGATGCAGGGATGAGTTCAGAGACCATGACCGGAATCCATCCGGTATGGAAATATTCACTTGCCCCTGGCGGTATGGAGCAGATAATAACGAATCTTTCTATGTTCTCAAAAGTTCCGTTGACTATCACTCATGCAGATCTTGCAAACCAATTGAGCACAATACGAAAAGACATCAGCACACAGTTTGGAGTAACGTCTCCCTGTCTGTATCTGACATCCGGTCCTGAAGAAGGTAAGATTTTTTCTCTTCATGGCGAGAAGATCCCCTTGGGCAGAATTGATCCAACCGACATGAGTTTCTCAAAAATGGGGAAAGGTATCGTGATGCTTTCCCAGGAATATAAATCAGTCTCACGAATTAGTCGTCCCCATGCCCGAATGTATCAGGGAAAAACCTGGGAGATTGAGGATTGTGGCAGTACTTCAGGGACGTTCATTAATACTGAACCAATACCACCTCAGACCCGTCGGGAACTGGTGGACGGCGATATTGTCATTCTTGGAACTGGGAACATGTCAGCACGGTTCCTTTTTATTGCAGAATAA